A genome region from Blautia coccoides includes the following:
- a CDS encoding tRNA1(Val) (adenine(37)-N6)-methyltransferase: MKSLIMENERLDDLQNGYMLIQDPKQFCFGIDAVLLAWFARVKPGENALDMGTGTGIVPVLLKARYPRGHFTGLEIQEESAALARRSVAYNKLEKDIAIETGDIREAVKIFGASSFDVVTTNPPYMIGKHGLVGENTAKTIARHETLCTLEDVISQAASVLVPKGRFYMVHRPFRLAEIMSAMVRYKLEPKRMRLVYPYVDKEPNLVLIEGMRGGNSRITVEKPLIVYEKPGVYTDEILEIYGRNRQGLAAGEEKK; encoded by the coding sequence ATGAAATCTCTGATTATGGAAAATGAACGTCTGGATGATCTTCAGAACGGCTATATGCTGATCCAAGATCCTAAACAGTTTTGTTTCGGTATAGATGCAGTGCTTCTTGCCTGGTTTGCCAGGGTTAAGCCGGGTGAGAATGCGCTTGATATGGGGACGGGGACGGGTATCGTCCCTGTTTTGCTGAAAGCCAGGTATCCCCGGGGACATTTTACGGGACTGGAGATCCAGGAGGAAAGTGCTGCGCTGGCCAGACGGAGCGTAGCCTACAACAAACTGGAGAAGGACATTGCGATCGAGACGGGTGATATCAGGGAGGCAGTGAAGATTTTTGGTGCCTCTTCTTTTGACGTAGTTACCACCAATCCCCCCTATATGATCGGAAAGCATGGTCTGGTAGGGGAGAACACAGCAAAGACCATTGCCCGCCACGAAACCCTCTGCACACTGGAAGATGTGATCTCTCAGGCAGCGTCTGTTCTGGTACCAAAAGGCAGATTTTATATGGTGCACAGACCGTTCCGGCTGGCAGAGATCATGTCGGCTATGGTGAGATATAAACTTGAGCCTAAGAGAATGCGCCTTGTGTATCCGTATGTGGATAAGGAACCGAATCTTGTACTCATAGAGGGGATGAGAGGCGGAAATTCCAGGATAACAGTGGAGAAGCCGCTGATCGTCTATGAAAAACCAGGCGTTTATACAGACGAGATACTGGAGATCTATGGCAGGAACCGGCAGGGTTTGGCAGCAGGAGAAGAGAAAAAATGA
- the rsmI gene encoding 16S rRNA (cytidine(1402)-2'-O)-methyltransferase — protein MSGKLYLCATPIGNLEDMTYRVVRILKEADLIAAEDTRNSIKLLNHFDIKTPMTSYHEYNKIDKGRYLVEQMLAGKNIALVTDAGTPGISDPGEELVAMCWDAGITVTALPGAAACITALTLSGLSTRRFAFEAFLPSDKKEKRKVLEELKNETRTIVLYEAPHRLVRTLQELLEALGERRISVCRELTKRHETIFRTTLTEAVSYYEANTPKGECVLVLEGRSRSEMEAEEQQRWGEMPIKEHMEYYVKQGMDRKEAMKRVAKDRGVSKRDIYQALLEEE, from the coding sequence ATGAGCGGAAAATTGTATTTATGTGCCACGCCTATCGGAAATCTTGAGGACATGACTTACCGGGTAGTGCGCATTTTAAAAGAGGCGGACCTGATCGCGGCGGAGGATACCAGAAATAGTATCAAGCTGCTGAATCATTTTGACATTAAAACACCCATGACCAGTTATCACGAATATAATAAGATCGATAAGGGAAGATATCTGGTAGAACAGATGCTGGCAGGCAAAAATATCGCGCTTGTCACAGATGCGGGGACCCCGGGAATTTCGGATCCCGGGGAGGAGCTGGTAGCCATGTGCTGGGATGCCGGGATCACAGTGACTGCGCTTCCGGGAGCCGCGGCCTGTATCACAGCGCTGACGTTATCGGGGCTTTCTACAAGGCGGTTTGCCTTTGAAGCTTTTCTGCCGTCAGATAAAAAAGAAAAAAGAAAAGTTCTCGAAGAGCTGAAAAATGAGACCAGAACCATTGTACTGTATGAGGCACCTCACAGACTCGTGAGGACACTCCAGGAACTGTTGGAAGCCCTTGGTGAGCGTAGAATCTCAGTGTGCAGAGAACTTACCAAAAGGCATGAAACCATATTCCGAACTACGCTCACAGAAGCGGTCTCTTATTATGAGGCAAACACTCCCAAGGGAGAATGTGTTCTGGTCCTGGAGGGAAGAAGCCGGAGTGAAATGGAGGCTGAGGAACAGCAGCGCTGGGGTGAGATGCCCATAAAAGAGCATATGGAGTATTATGTAAAACAGGGGATGGACAGAAAAGAGGCCATGAAGAGAGTGGCAAAGGACAGAGGAGTCAGTAAAAGGGATATTTATCAGGCCCTCCTGGAAGAAGAATAG
- a CDS encoding LacI family DNA-binding transcriptional regulator produces MILKDIAKEAGVSISTVSRVINGKEQGAASKETRDKIWSIVRKNGYTPNVLAQNLKRRTSLTDPKEKPLYYIDCLQARTSNLNTDPFFSELERALEQEAFNYNYIIKHTYRPMDLKSLDSIIQADERNICGLVILGRYMFTKEQLKILKEVYKNIIYVGLNAIPLKCDQVICDGYKAGISAVEYLIELGHKKIAYIGEQANECRFLAYKDALSLHNINFTIHNTANVIQSTDGGYKGAQKLLNSSSDFTAVFCANDLTAIGAIKAFHENKKQVSRDISVISVDDIDLAQYITPMLTTVHIPIEELGRQTARTLIDRINGRHTLPMKVELPFFIAKRDSCSKCRTTNRQQ; encoded by the coding sequence ATGATCTTAAAAGATATCGCAAAAGAAGCCGGCGTCTCTATCTCAACTGTCTCCCGGGTTATCAACGGAAAGGAACAGGGGGCTGCCAGTAAAGAAACCCGTGATAAAATTTGGTCTATTGTGCGCAAAAATGGTTATACTCCAAATGTCCTGGCCCAAAATCTGAAACGCAGGACCTCTCTAACGGATCCAAAAGAAAAACCACTGTATTATATTGACTGCCTCCAGGCCCGCACTTCTAATCTGAATACTGACCCTTTTTTCTCGGAACTGGAACGGGCCTTGGAACAGGAGGCCTTTAATTATAATTACATTATCAAACATACATACCGCCCTATGGACCTTAAGTCTCTGGATTCTATCATACAGGCAGATGAACGAAACATATGCGGCCTTGTCATACTTGGCAGATATATGTTTACAAAGGAACAGTTAAAGATTCTAAAAGAAGTCTACAAAAATATTATATATGTAGGACTCAACGCGATTCCTCTCAAATGTGACCAGGTTATATGCGACGGCTACAAGGCAGGTATCAGCGCAGTAGAATATTTAATAGAATTAGGGCATAAAAAAATCGCCTACATTGGAGAACAGGCGAATGAATGCCGTTTTCTGGCCTACAAGGATGCCCTATCCCTGCATAATATAAATTTTACGATTCACAATACAGCTAACGTGATCCAATCCACAGACGGTGGATACAAAGGTGCCCAAAAGCTTCTGAACAGCAGTTCCGATTTCACAGCTGTTTTTTGTGCAAATGATCTGACTGCTATTGGTGCCATCAAAGCCTTTCACGAAAACAAAAAACAGGTCAGCAGAGATATCTCCGTCATCAGTGTGGATGATATCGACCTGGCTCAATACATAACCCCTATGCTCACCACCGTGCACATCCCCATCGAAGAATTGGGCAGACAGACTGCGCGTACATTAATTGACCGAATAAACGGCAGGCATACCCTTCCAATGAAGGTTGAACTTCCGTTTTTTATTGCCAAACGGGACAGTTGCTCAAAATGCCGGACCACAAACAGACAGCAATGA
- a CDS encoding PSP1 domain-containing protein, which produces MTRVIGVRFRNVGKIYYFSPKNLEIKSGDHVIVETARGVEYGNVVLPPRDVEDEKVVQPLKEVIRIANAQDDKKEESNRKREKEAYQICLKKIKEHGLEMKLIDVEYTFDNNKVLFYFTADGRIDFRELVKDLAAIFKTRIELRQIGVRDETKILGGIGICGRALCCHTYLSEFAPVSIKMAKEQNLSLNPTKISGVCGRLMCCLKNEEETYEELNRKLPVVGDRVNTPDGLRGEVQSVNVLRQLVKVIVDVDDEKEIREYAVEDLKFKPRQKKEKIKLSDEEFKALKELEK; this is translated from the coding sequence ATGACAAGAGTGATTGGAGTCAGATTCCGGAATGTGGGAAAAATCTATTACTTTTCCCCTAAGAATCTGGAAATAAAATCAGGAGACCATGTAATTGTGGAGACCGCGAGAGGCGTAGAATACGGGAACGTGGTCCTGCCGCCCAGAGACGTGGAGGACGAGAAGGTGGTTCAGCCTTTAAAGGAGGTCATCAGAATCGCCAATGCCCAGGATGACAAGAAAGAAGAGAGCAACAGAAAGCGGGAAAAAGAGGCATATCAGATCTGTCTGAAAAAGATCAAAGAGCATGGACTTGAGATGAAGCTCATTGATGTGGAATACACATTTGACAACAATAAGGTGCTCTTTTACTTTACCGCGGACGGAAGGATTGATTTCCGTGAACTGGTAAAGGATTTGGCGGCCATATTTAAGACACGTATTGAACTGCGTCAGATCGGCGTCAGGGATGAGACAAAGATTTTGGGAGGTATCGGTATCTGCGGAAGGGCACTGTGCTGCCATACTTATCTGTCAGAATTTGCTCCTGTTTCCATCAAAATGGCAAAGGAACAGAACCTCTCCCTGAATCCAACTAAGATTTCAGGGGTTTGCGGAAGACTTATGTGCTGCCTGAAGAATGAGGAGGAGACATACGAGGAGCTGAACCGGAAGCTTCCGGTGGTGGGAGACAGAGTGAACACACCGGATGGACTCAGAGGTGAGGTACAGAGTGTAAATGTGCTTCGCCAGCTGGTCAAAGTCATTGTGGATGTGGATGATGAGAAAGAGATCAGGGAATATGCTGTGGAGGATTTAAAATTCAAACCGCGGCAAAAGAAAGAAAAGATAAAGCTGTCCGATGAGGAATTCAAGGCATTGAAGGAACTGGAGAAATGA
- a CDS encoding CapA family protein, giving the protein MAYHYRKKEQERRQRERERKVRRIKLIFGIDAALVLVLLLILAVSKGMSAGSGEKETSAKAGAAGTEAGQDKDMVQNKTEDKTEKKDSAGDADKASDTGGGEKADEPVTITVSAAGDCTLGTDEFFDWSDSLPAKYEEVGDPAYFFRNVQPIFAQDDLTIVNFEGTLTESEEREDKQFAFKAAPAYAEILTAGSVEAANMANNHSKDYGEQSYTDTIKALEDRGITTFGYDRLAVMDIKGVKVGLLGTYVLREGLGIKDSMIANLESLKEQGAQIIIASFHWGSEKAYEPDSTQIELAHAAIDNGADLVLGHHPHVLEGIEEYQGKNIVYSLGNFCFGGNAYPSDMNTMIFQQTFTIKDGELQQDNVKNIIPCRISSEDGYNNYQPTPAEGEQKDDILQKIEEYSSWIQG; this is encoded by the coding sequence ATGGCGTACCATTACAGGAAAAAAGAACAGGAAAGAAGACAAAGAGAACGAGAGAGAAAAGTCAGACGGATCAAACTTATTTTTGGGATTGATGCGGCTCTGGTGCTGGTACTGCTCCTTATCCTGGCTGTGAGCAAGGGTATGTCTGCCGGTTCCGGGGAAAAAGAGACAAGTGCAAAGGCCGGGGCTGCCGGCACGGAGGCAGGTCAGGATAAGGACATGGTCCAAAATAAAACAGAGGACAAAACAGAGAAGAAAGATAGTGCCGGGGATGCAGATAAGGCTTCGGACACAGGCGGCGGGGAGAAGGCAGATGAACCTGTGACTATCACTGTCAGCGCGGCAGGGGACTGTACCCTTGGAACGGATGAATTTTTTGACTGGAGTGACAGCCTTCCCGCCAAGTATGAGGAGGTGGGGGACCCAGCCTATTTTTTCCGGAATGTCCAGCCTATTTTTGCACAGGATGATCTGACCATCGTGAATTTCGAGGGAACTCTCACGGAAAGTGAGGAGCGTGAAGATAAGCAGTTTGCATTCAAGGCAGCGCCTGCCTATGCGGAAATACTCACTGCCGGGAGCGTGGAGGCTGCCAATATGGCAAACAACCACAGCAAGGATTACGGCGAACAGAGCTATACAGATACCATCAAGGCCTTGGAGGACCGGGGAATCACCACATTTGGTTATGACCGTCTTGCCGTGATGGATATCAAGGGCGTGAAAGTGGGCTTGTTGGGTACATATGTGCTGAGGGAGGGGTTAGGAATCAAAGATTCCATGATCGCCAACCTGGAATCCCTGAAAGAACAGGGGGCGCAGATCATTATTGCCAGCTTTCACTGGGGTTCAGAAAAGGCATACGAACCGGACTCCACACAGATAGAACTGGCACATGCGGCCATAGACAACGGTGCGGATTTAGTCCTGGGGCATCATCCTCATGTGCTGGAGGGAATAGAGGAATATCAGGGTAAGAACATTGTGTACAGCCTGGGCAATTTCTGTTTTGGGGGCAATGCTTATCCGTCTGATATGAACACCATGATTTTTCAGCAGACATTTACCATCAAGGATGGGGAGCTGCAGCAGGATAATGTGAAGAATATCATACCTTGCAGAATTTCCTCTGAGGATGGGTATAATAATTATCAGCCTACCCCTGCAGAGGGTGAGCAGAAGGATGATATATTACAGAAAATCGAAGAGTATAGTTCCTGGATACAGGGATAA
- a CDS encoding guanylate kinase — translation MGRIFYIMGKSSSGKDTIYSRLLHDRELGLLNILLYTTRPIRQGESDGREYYFVDEKRFGQLRDAGKVIEYRTYETVHGPWTYFTADDGQVDLKAHNYLAIGTLESYENMKRYYGEDNVCPIYVEVEDGERLKRALAREELQENPRYAEMCRRFLADTEDFSQENLERAGIRRRFQNVELESCMEEIREYIRSRNA, via the coding sequence ATGGGCAGAATTTTTTATATTATGGGCAAAAGCTCTTCCGGTAAAGATACCATTTACAGCAGGCTTCTTCATGACAGGGAGCTGGGGCTTTTGAATATTTTGTTATATACTACGCGGCCTATCCGCCAGGGAGAAAGTGACGGGCGGGAGTATTATTTTGTGGATGAAAAGCGTTTTGGACAGCTCAGGGATGCGGGAAAGGTGATCGAGTATAGGACTTATGAGACTGTGCACGGACCTTGGACTTATTTTACGGCGGATGACGGGCAGGTGGATCTGAAAGCCCATAACTATCTGGCAATCGGAACGCTGGAATCCTATGAAAATATGAAGAGATACTATGGGGAGGATAACGTGTGCCCCATTTATGTGGAGGTTGAGGACGGGGAGCGTTTAAAACGCGCCCTTGCAAGGGAAGAATTACAGGAGAACCCCCGCTATGCGGAAATGTGCAGGCGTTTTCTGGCTGACACAGAGGATTTTTCCCAGGAGAATCTGGAGAGAGCAGGGATCAGAAGACGATTTCAGAATGTGGAGCTGGAAAGCTGTATGGAGGAGATCAGGGAATATATCCGGAGCCGGAACGCTTAA
- a CDS encoding carbon-nitrogen hydrolase family protein, translating to MSHIIALAQCGSLPDTAQNLKTAECYIRQAADARAALIVFPEYFMYPCHKNSELYVGHAQSIDGPFVSAMKELAAKYGIWILFGMNEAAPLLKAKKCFNTLVLLDNRGILRGTYQKTHLFDAFDWRESDHTAAGNALFTPVSTPFGRLGLGTCYDLRFPELARSAALRGAEIFIYPSAWVQGHMKAVQWKTLLAARAVENGMTVIGCSQYAEDIFIGQSFACDPFGRVLAKGDETSQMILVPVNPDDSVKARHLVPALDHMRKDLY from the coding sequence ATGTCCCATATAATCGCACTGGCCCAATGCGGCTCTCTTCCGGATACAGCGCAAAACCTGAAAACCGCAGAGTGTTACATCCGTCAGGCTGCTGATGCCCGGGCAGCCCTTATAGTTTTTCCTGAATACTTTATGTATCCATGTCATAAGAATTCCGAACTCTACGTCGGACACGCGCAGAGCATAGACGGCCCTTTTGTCTCCGCTATGAAAGAGCTTGCCGCAAAATACGGCATATGGATACTCTTTGGGATGAATGAAGCCGCCCCCCTTCTCAAAGCAAAAAAATGTTTTAACACTTTAGTTCTTCTGGATAACAGAGGTATCCTGCGGGGTACATACCAAAAAACACATCTGTTTGATGCCTTTGACTGGCGGGAATCTGACCACACGGCTGCCGGTAATGCTCTTTTCACCCCTGTCAGTACGCCCTTCGGCAGACTTGGTCTGGGCACCTGCTATGATCTGCGTTTTCCTGAGCTGGCACGCAGTGCCGCTTTACGGGGCGCCGAGATTTTCATTTATCCCTCCGCCTGGGTACAGGGCCACATGAAAGCGGTCCAATGGAAGACTCTGCTGGCAGCAAGAGCTGTGGAAAACGGCATGACAGTCATCGGATGCAGTCAATATGCGGAAGACATTTTTATTGGTCAGAGCTTTGCCTGCGACCCCTTCGGCAGGGTGCTTGCTAAGGGAGATGAGACATCACAGATGATCCTTGTCCCCGTAAATCCGGACGACAGCGTCAAAGCCAGACACCTGGTACCTGCCCTTGATCATATGCGGAAAGATCTGTACTAA
- a CDS encoding LacI family DNA-binding transcriptional regulator, protein MTLKDIAKEAGVSVSTVSRVINNKGGSAASKHTQDKIWSIVRKSGYIPNAAAQTLKNGNLIPEASVPSYSIDCIYGDHSKTNISPLYRELERAIEQTALRQQCTIRRSFFLEEFSFPPTPPKTRNTRADGAVLFGKRSLTQRQFELLETTYRHFVYVGITPFGLSCDQVLCNGCQASMTAVKHLHCLKHKKIGFLGEQKDNSCFQGYKQALKELGLSFHITNTVNVKQTIEGGYHGARLLLERGADITAIVCADDLTAIGAMQCYREYKIKIPKDISVIGIGDIPHAQRTEPMLTTIHVPVEELGNIALKVLLDRIQGGHKLELKVELPYYIAERNSCARFSR, encoded by the coding sequence ATGACACTGAAGGATATTGCAAAGGAAGCCGGTGTTTCCGTCTCCACAGTCTCAAGAGTGATAAATAATAAAGGAGGCAGCGCTGCCAGCAAACACACACAGGACAAGATCTGGTCCATTGTCCGAAAAAGCGGGTACATCCCAAACGCTGCTGCGCAAACATTAAAAAACGGAAACCTCATTCCTGAAGCATCCGTGCCGTCTTACTCTATTGACTGTATTTACGGTGACCATTCCAAAACAAACATCAGCCCTCTTTACCGGGAATTAGAACGGGCGATCGAACAGACCGCCCTCCGCCAGCAATGTACCATACGCCGCTCTTTCTTTCTGGAAGAATTTTCCTTTCCCCCAACTCCCCCAAAAACACGAAACACAAGAGCAGACGGCGCCGTCTTATTTGGTAAGCGGAGCCTGACACAGCGGCAGTTTGAGCTTCTCGAGACCACTTACAGGCATTTTGTGTACGTGGGGATCACTCCTTTTGGTCTAAGCTGTGATCAGGTCCTATGCAATGGCTGCCAAGCATCCATGACAGCCGTAAAACATCTTCACTGCCTGAAACATAAAAAGATTGGATTTCTGGGAGAACAGAAAGACAATTCCTGCTTTCAGGGATATAAGCAGGCACTTAAAGAGCTTGGCCTGTCTTTCCATATAACAAATACTGTCAATGTCAAACAGACCATAGAAGGGGGATATCACGGCGCAAGGCTGCTTTTGGAACGGGGAGCTGATATCACCGCCATTGTCTGTGCAGATGACTTAACAGCCATAGGTGCCATGCAGTGTTACCGGGAATATAAAATAAAAATCCCCAAAGATATCTCAGTCATCGGAATCGGTGATATTCCCCATGCCCAGCGCACCGAACCTATGCTCACTACCATTCATGTTCCTGTGGAAGAATTGGGCAATATTGCCCTGAAGGTCTTATTGGACCGGATACAGGGCGGGCATAAACTGGAATTGAAGGTGGAGCTGCCCTACTATATTGCCGAGAGAAATAGCTGTGCCAGATTTAGCAGGTGA
- a CDS encoding ABC transporter substrate-binding protein, which translates to MKKKLAVLLMAGLLGVTLAACGGSKEQKKELETTGNESKSEEKIPLKISHHPYLHALPSIYAEDNGLYDEFDYTIDMYAGGPVQNEAIASGAWEVGTTGIGGAVLGCPSYNMKVIGYACDDTQALDIWVRKDSALAGKEADEMGVRGSAEDWKGKKILCQTGTTCHMTLIATLEHLGLTMNDVEIIDTAVAQSYAAFKAGEADIVCLWSPFGYQAEDDEGWVKVADAGHLGLKMPTLIVATEDAVKNRPEVVQEWLKCYLKSVEELRADPEGSAKLLYDFEEEEGISMTEEAAKRDIETRIFPSLEENKKAFAQDADGNSAAQEDLLKFADFMISQGKLTEADKQAMIDDKAVDGTFMAKVALD; encoded by the coding sequence ATGAAGAAAAAATTGGCAGTATTGTTAATGGCAGGGCTTTTGGGTGTTACCCTGGCTGCATGCGGAGGCAGCAAAGAACAGAAGAAAGAATTGGAGACCACGGGAAATGAAAGTAAAAGTGAAGAAAAGATACCGCTTAAGATCAGCCACCATCCGTATCTGCACGCGCTGCCCAGTATCTATGCAGAGGATAATGGACTCTACGATGAATTCGACTATACCATTGATATGTATGCGGGAGGTCCTGTTCAGAACGAAGCTATTGCATCAGGAGCCTGGGAAGTTGGTACTACAGGAATCGGCGGAGCGGTTCTTGGGTGTCCTTCCTATAACATGAAAGTTATCGGATACGCCTGCGATGATACACAGGCACTGGATATCTGGGTGAGAAAGGACAGCGCGCTGGCCGGAAAGGAAGCAGATGAGATGGGAGTCAGAGGCAGTGCGGAAGACTGGAAGGGTAAAAAAATCCTCTGCCAGACAGGAACTACATGCCACATGACGTTGATAGCAACCCTTGAACATCTTGGCCTTACCATGAATGATGTGGAGATAATCGATACGGCGGTAGCACAGTCATATGCTGCATTTAAGGCAGGAGAAGCTGATATTGTTTGTCTGTGGTCACCATTCGGATATCAGGCAGAGGACGACGAGGGATGGGTAAAAGTGGCGGATGCAGGTCATCTGGGATTAAAGATGCCCACCTTGATCGTTGCCACAGAGGATGCGGTGAAGAACAGGCCAGAAGTGGTACAGGAATGGCTGAAGTGTTATCTGAAATCAGTGGAGGAATTGAGAGCAGATCCGGAGGGCAGTGCGAAACTTTTGTATGATTTTGAGGAGGAAGAGGGGATTTCCATGACTGAGGAAGCTGCGAAAAGAGATATAGAGACCCGTATTTTCCCTTCCCTTGAGGAAAACAAAAAAGCGTTTGCACAAGATGCGGACGGAAATAGCGCAGCCCAGGAGGATTTGCTGAAGTTTGCTGACTTTATGATATCACAGGGCAAATTAACAGAGGCGGACAAACAGGCCATGATCGATGATAAGGCAGTTGACGGAACTTTTATGGCAAAAGTTGCACTGGATTAA
- the holB gene encoding DNA polymerase III subunit delta': MQEVEKVLGHEEVIRHLQNAVAMDQVSHSYIFAGEKGSGKKLLAKLFAMTLQCEKHGKEPCLQCGSCKKAMNRNHPDIIYVSHLKPNSIGIEDIREQLIADVEIKPYTGPYKIYIVDEAEKMTVQAQNALLKTIEEPPAYAVILLLANNNTSLLPTITSRCVTLNFKPVRDDLIKSYLMEELHVPDYQAEVSVAFAQGNVGKAKQIATAEDFADMMDAALKILKKGDGMEVYEMVDAIKTLSEEKHTVYEYLDLFLVWFRDVLMFKATKEVDGLVFRQEYNAIKDRADKSSYEGLEKIIQAIETAKTRLQANVNFDLTMELLFLTIREN, encoded by the coding sequence ATGCAGGAAGTTGAAAAGGTACTAGGACATGAGGAGGTTATCCGCCATTTACAAAACGCGGTTGCCATGGATCAGGTTTCCCATTCCTACATTTTTGCAGGGGAGAAAGGGAGCGGAAAAAAACTTCTGGCGAAGCTGTTTGCCATGACATTGCAATGTGAGAAGCACGGAAAAGAGCCGTGTCTGCAGTGCGGCTCATGTAAAAAGGCCATGAACAGGAATCATCCGGACATTATCTATGTCAGCCATCTGAAGCCCAATTCCATTGGTATTGAGGATATCAGGGAACAGCTCATTGCAGATGTGGAGATCAAACCCTATACAGGGCCTTATAAAATATATATTGTAGATGAAGCAGAGAAGATGACTGTTCAGGCACAGAACGCTCTTTTGAAGACCATTGAGGAGCCGCCTGCCTATGCAGTGATCCTGCTCCTGGCAAATAATAATACCAGTCTGCTTCCAACCATCACATCCAGGTGTGTGACCCTGAACTTCAAACCGGTCAGGGATGATCTGATCAAGAGCTATCTCATGGAGGAGCTGCATGTACCGGATTACCAGGCAGAGGTCAGCGTGGCGTTTGCCCAGGGAAATGTAGGGAAGGCAAAGCAGATCGCAACTGCCGAGGATTTTGCCGACATGATGGATGCTGCCCTGAAGATCCTGAAAAAGGGTGACGGCATGGAAGTCTATGAGATGGTAGATGCCATCAAGACGCTCTCAGAGGAGAAGCACACGGTGTATGAGTATCTGGACCTGTTTTTAGTGTGGTTCCGGGACGTGCTGATGTTCAAAGCTACAAAAGAAGTGGACGGACTTGTGTTCCGCCAGGAATATAATGCGATCAAGGATCGGGCAGACAAAAGCTCCTATGAAGGACTGGAGAAGATCATCCAGGCCATTGAGACAGCTAAGACACGTCTGCAGGCAAACGTTAATTTTGACTTAACAATGGAACTTCTGTTCCTTACCATCAGGGAGAACTAA